The Odocoileus virginianus isolate 20LAN1187 ecotype Illinois chromosome 14, Ovbor_1.2, whole genome shotgun sequence genome contains the following window.
ttataattgttatatcttcttcttggattgatcctttaatcattatgtagtgtccttctttgtctcttttcacagcctttattttaaagtctattttatctgatatgagtattgcgacccctgcttccttttggtctccatttgcgtgaagtatttttttccagcccttcactttcagtctgtatgtgtcccttgttttgaggtgggtctcttgtagacagcatctataggggtcttgcttttgtatccattcagccagcctttgtcttttggttggggcattcaacccatttacatttaaggtaattattgataggtatggtcctgttgccatttactttgttgttttgggttcacgtttatacaacctttctgtgttttctgtctagagaagatcctttagcatttgtcgaagagctggtttggtggtgctgaattctctcagcttttgcttgtctgtaaagcttttgaattctccttcatatctgaatgagatccttgctgggtacagtaatctgggttgtaggttattctctttcattactttaagtatatcctgccattcccttctggcctgaagagtttctattgatagatcagctgtttcccttatgggaatccctttgtgtgttatttgttgtttttcccttgctgcttttaatattcagttctaatgagatggatgaaactggagcccatcttacagagtgaagtaggccaaaaagataaagaccaatacagtatactaacgcatatacatggaattttaaaagatggtaacgataaccctatatgcaaaacagaaaaagaaacacagatgtacagaatagacttttagactctgtgggagaaggcgagggtaggatgttcagagagaacagcattgaaacaagtatactatcaagggtgaaacagatcaccagcccaggctggatgcatgagacaggtactcagggctggtgcactgggaagacccagagggatgggatggagagggaggcaggaggggagatcgggatggggaacacatgtaaatccatggctgattcatgtcaatgtatggcaaaaaccactataatattgtaaagtaattagcctccaacgaataaaaataaatggaaaaaacaaaacaaaattctgattttattttttgttgttcattcttttttaaaaagttaatttttattttaattggagactaattacaatattgtggtggtttttgccatatatcatgaatcagccacaggtgtacatgtgtcccccatcctgaacccgcctccctccccaccccatccctctgggttgtcccagagcaccagctttgcgTGCCTTGCTTCATGTATCGAATTTGCACTGGTCAGAATTATGATGACTTCTAATGAGCCCCTTGCGGGCGTGAACACGCAGAGAATCACAGAGCTGgtgaaactctgggctggaggatcGTGAGCCTCGAGAAACAAGAGGCGTCTACTGATGCTTAGGTAAGAACTGGAGCACGTTCAGTCACAACGGTGGTGGCTTTTGGCCGAGGGCAGCCTGGGCCTTCCTCGGGCCCTGCACATCTCCTTTCAGGAGCGGGCAGCCGGCCCCTGACTCCTGTGGGATCCGGGGCGCGCGGGCGCCGCCATTCGGGCGCAACCTCGCGCCCCCGGTCCCGCAGCCTCTCCCGGTCCTGGTgctgggggccgggggagggAAGCCCAGGCGAGCGGCCGCCGGCGGCGGGAGGGGGCCGGCGGAGCCCGTGCGGTAGGGCAGCTTCAGGTTTCTTCCTGGAGCCGGTGTCGGGCGCGGCGGCGGGCAGGCCGGGCCATGTGATGCCGGATCCAGCGGCAGCCGGCAGGCGCGGAGTAAGCGGGGCGTCCCCAGCGGCGGGCGCAGCCAGCCCGGCCCCGGAGCGCGGCTTCGGCTCCGCCCCCTCGCGCTGGCCGGGCCGCGCCGCGCCGCAGCCGCCGGGCGTGGGCCGCTTGGGGAGAGCCTTCCCGGCTCCGGCGGCGCGTTCCGAGCGCCCGCGGGCTGGGCGCCGGGGCAGCGCCTCGCTCGGGCGCTGGAGGCTGCGGGGCCGCAGCTCCGGGTAAGTGCTCTTTGGGGGCTCCATCCTCGCGTCCCTCGGCCCCTCGGGGCGGAAAAGTTTGTCCGCCTCACCTGAGTTCGCCGTCGCGGAGCTACTTTCTCGAGGGTCCAGGCTCTccagggggtgggaagggggtgcTGCCGCGGGCTCAGCGGCGAGGAGGATGGCCGCCGCCTCCCGGCCCCTCGGGGTCTGCAACAAGTGCAGAggcggcgcggcggcggcggagcgCGCGGTCCCCTGGCCGCGCGGCCCCTCTCGCCCCCTGTCGGCCCCGCGCCGGGGGCCGGGAATGGGTGGGTGGAAGCTGGGTCTCTGTGGTTCGGGTGCCGGGGAAATCAGCGGTCTTCCTGCAGTGGAGAGGGGAGAGCCTCGAAAGCTGGGATCGCCCTCGCCATCAGTGCCTGGCCCCGGGGCAGGGGTGCGCGGCGGGGCCGGGTCCCCGGAGAGCAGCAGAGCGAGCGGGATTCCGCTCAGGACACAAGCGCCAACGTTTCTTTCGCGTGAAAATGTAAGTGTGCTTTAAAAGGTATCTATAGTTATCCTGGTTAGGAGAGGCGGCCAGAATTCCGTTGGACTTCCATAGGATTATTTTGTGGGTCTCTTTCCCCTGGGAACCTGGGGTGTGCGTGGTGGTCCCCTAACGTTCCTGTGCTGGGAGTTTTCCACGGTGGGGCATGATGACGTCCTGTGCTGGCGCCAAGGAGGCTTCCTCGCCTATGAAGGGCCCTGTAGAAGCTGGGTGCTCAGGCCGCCTTGGAAACCCAGCTCTCGTTTCCCAGACACCAATTAGATTTCCAGGAGAGAATCCATCTGCCTCCGTAGGAACCCATagcagcccccgccccctccttGGTTTCAGCTGGCACCAACATCTGTGTTTGCGCAGCGTCTCCTTTCTTGACCCCTGCCTGGTTCGAGGCAGACCTCTGTAGACCCAGAGTTAAAGAGGTTTTATCACCAGACCCCCACCAATTGGgcgaaaaataagaaaatgtaagatGTTTAGAAAGAACTGATCATTTGGGGTCCTATGGGGCCCCAGGTTTTCTAAAGCTTTGCCATCTTGTGTTCTAGGCCCTGAAGATGTCAGGGGAATTGAAGTCCTTTTTTCACAACAAAAAATCAAAGACCTGTTCTCTTGGGTTCTGTGGGTTGATCTTTGAACATGATAGTCCAAGCAGTGAGCTTAACCTGGGAAGCTTTTTAATTTATCTGTCTTGAGTTTTTATATGCACGTTCTTAAAGCGCACAGGTATTTACCTTATCCTGATTTATGGCCAAGCTGACTCCTTTGGAGTTATTTGGAGGAAAACAAATGACTGCTGCAAAAACCTTTGGCTTTTTTCTTCCACAACATAGCATTTCAGTTTAATGTTACAATGTGGACTTTCTGTGTGATTGTTGTGCTCATTAACTTTGATCCAGTAGGAATTTGGATAGCATCAAACCTCATGGTTAGTGattagagaaactgaggcacagagctaGCTATTGGACATGTGACTCAGGTGAATGCCCTGGCTAATGTGAGAAGGCGGAACAGAGAATTAGTGTTTTTCCTGCTTTTGattgtattttcttccttatcAAAGCAACATAACCTGGTCAGCCAAGAGCAGGTTATGTAACAGGTGTGTCATTAGACTTTCCTTTGAAGCACCTCTCCTGTCCTTTAAGCAGTTTAGAAACACTTAGAGGTAGAGAGGAAAATAGTAGTTGGTAACTAAGGCTCTATGAAATTTCATCAGGTTCCTCACTTGTGTTTCAcaccttttgtttgtttgcttaatcATGTGAGTACTGCAGAAGAGTTTGGAATATTTTCTCATTGTGCTTTTATAAGAAACTACTGTTGTGGCTCAGACTTAAATTTCGCAGGAATTTCAGGTGAGGTCTGTTACGTGACCTCCTTTGGTatatgagaaaaggaaatgtgttCTAAAGAGATATTAAAACATAAAGGACTATAATATTACTTCTATATTAAGGATTCTGTACAGAATTGGTAGCCCCTATACTGGTAGTTAAGCTCTCACTTCACATTCAGCCAGAGTTTATGACCAAGTGTGACTCCCCAGAAAAAAGATTTATGGTATAAATGTCGGAAAACCCCTTGCAATTGAAATATGACTAGAATGGTACTGCACAGAGTCCAAATTACTCTCAAACTGCCAGGCCAACTgtaattttattatactttaattTACTGATCAGATATGGCAGACCTGGTTTATGTAGTTTTTGTTTAATTGCATTTGTATTTATATTGCTTCAGCAGGACCTTGAATTTGTTATGAAGAGATGGGTCAAGCCTGGCAACTCCTGTTGAGAGTTCTAAATTAAAAACAGTGTTATATTGGAAGTGCACCAAATTCAGGGAATTTTGCCATGTTAGAGTTGTACTGCAAATATTATGCCACGCTGTAGGGCTTGAGTCCAGATCCCTCCCTTAGGCCAGGCTGGGCTTAGAGTTCTTTTTCTTAAGAAGTACAGGTCAGGTACTAGACCTGTACCTGAGCATTTTGCCCTGATTGAGTGGTACTCTGCCATTTTTGTCCAGTCTATATAATCCTTAGTTCTTTTGCTATCATCTtggtatttaaaaattcttaaaacctCTAAGCAGTGTCGCTTGCTATTTTGCATTCTGACAGTCTGTATCATGTTTCTCTCTTTGGTGAACATTTTCTTATATGTGTTTGACAAATATTTGAGGACCTCCCGTATGCCTGGCTCTGCTCTCTGCTTTGATTCTCTGTACTGTGGGGTTCGTATCTAAGGCAATACTTTTCTGATTTTAGGAATTTTAGGATCTGTTGCATTTTGAGTGGGCCTTTCCACACTCAACAGTAAGACTTTTGGCTGATAAAATGCCAGGTAACTTTTTTCTGTGATAGTGCATCTTCTTAGCTTGACTGCAATTTTTCCCTTGAAATTTGATCTTGGGCACAAtcgtaattttcttatttctaccaTGATTGTTCCTGGACTTCTTCTCCTGGATAACCAAGGTAATGAGATTTGACATCATTTTAGTATGACGGAGAGTGAAAACATAATTGAATATTGGGCATTTGTTCCAGTGATCTtgattttggacatttaaaaaaaaatgtaatcttcAGAGGTGCAGTCTTTTAGTTTAATCCTTAATGTGTTATTTTGAGGTTTGATTTCTGGAGGGGTTGATGTAAAAGGGGTGCCTCATAGCCAAGGATGAAGGCCAGCATAGGAGAAGACAGGCGACAGCTTGACTTATGTAATAGCATAAGTGGATCCAGCGCTCAGGTAACATTCTGCCTGTTTCAACTGGCAGACTGACTACTGTGCATGTGatcattttacctttaaaaatgcttaaaatgttaATATGCTTTCTATATTTCTCTCAGACACACAATcccttaaaaaataatcatgaaatatATTGCATGTGTTAACATATAGTTTAGCTCTTAGATTCATTATCATACACTAGTGATCGTGCCCTTTTCAAGGCTTGCACTTCTTcttccattattttataatttaaagcaattatccttcataaATAATCACAAGTGGCTAAGAGTGGGGACTCTGGAGCCAGTCTGTCTCATGAGATGGACCTGACTCTGTCGCCTCCACCTCAGGTTttgcatctgtgaaatggggataatcattGTAACCTGCCTTCTAGGGTTGCTGGGGAAAGTCAGTGAGCTAATTTGCAGAGAGCACTTCTAGTAGTGCCTGGCAGAGATTAAGTGTCAGAAAATGATGGTTGGATTTATAACAAGTGGAAAATAGACATTGCAAAGAAAGGGAGCTTGAGCAGGTTTTCCAGGTTTCAGAACGCAGGAGATGTCTGTGTGATCTCAGGGGGAAGTGCTCTAGGCTGGGAGCCCAGGGCAAGAATGGAGACTGTTGCCTGTGACCTctcagctgtgtaaccttgggcaagtatAACCCCTCTGTggttctcagcttcctcatctggtCAAAGAGGAAGGAGTAGACTTAATGGTCTCTAAGGACCTGCTGCTTCTAACATTCGATACAGTCTTGAAATTTGAAGGTGAGGAGGGTGAATGTCAATTCAGTTTTTGCTGTCTTAGGCAACATGGCCAGGAATGTACTGTCGACAGGGTCAGTCCCGCACCTGCAGCGGGCGGTCAGGAAACATTTGAAGGGATTGTGAAATAATACTATTAACTTACCTCACCTTGATCACCAGACAGTCATCAGGTTGAAATGACTGAGTTATCTTTCTGGACTTAGTCCAGAGGGATTTCAGACATGAAAGTCTGGAGCCCATGCCTATGGGTCATAGACCATCCTGCATCCTTTCTTCTGTGGAAAACCCCGCTCCTTGTGGAAGAGGGGGTGGGGTAGAGCTGAGAAGGTGAAAAACAAGTGGGCTgattatttctgcattttatggttaaaatattttcacaccTGTCACACGGGAAAACATCACCAGTGGCCTTTGCAGGGATGCTGTCAGCTAGAAGGCTTTGGAGCAAAGGCAGTCTCTAAGGACTTCTAACTGAATGGTGCAGGCGAAGTCTTTCTGGAGCAAATTTGTCTCTTCCCCACTAGTGACTGTTGTTTATTGTCTGTGCATGGTCCTTTTTCTTGCTCCACCAGACTCCTGGTTTGCTATGTGGTCAGGAGTTAGTTTAAAAAAGTGTGGGGTGCTCAGTGATTAATGAGATTATGGGTTAGTTGAGTCTAACCCAGGATTCTAAGCCTGGCTGTTTGTTGAAATTACTTGGGTTCAGGATCCTTTAACTTGggctcagcatcatcttttaaaaggtGACACTAGTTACTTATAAAAGGGTTTGCTAGCTACTTTCTTAACCTTTAGTGTTTCTGGCTTTCTGCAGCTGAAAGAATCCAGGAAAGGGTGATTTTCATGGCATTCCTTTAAATGTTCAGCAAGTCACATGTCTCCTACTGCCTGGTCTCGTGGACCCTCTGCTCCCATTAGCCAGGACTAGTAAATGCCTGTGGAACTAGCCCTGTATTTCCTAACTTCTTTGACTTTGTTCCTTTGTTCCCTTTTACTTTCTAGCTGAAGTCTTTTGCAGTGGTCAAAGCAAGCTTAAGCCACCATCTCTCTGAAACTGTTGACTGAATTCTCAATTTTCCAACTTGAGTGTAAGCCGATTTATGGCAAGAACTCTGATTTAGGCTACTTTGTAGGGTCTCCAAGCAGAATACACATGTACTGGATGGTTGGTTAGTAATTCTGCTGTTACATCAAGTCCTAATTTACAGCATCCCCACAGATGCTAAGAGTGATGTTTTCCTTTGTATCAGGTGTAGATTGCATTGGAAAATATTGAGatgcaggggagggaaggagaatgtTGCTCAAGAAATTAGATGGCTGGTCCTTCTCAGATATAAATGAGAGGCTACCCAGGCCTCTTTTAGGTAACTGTATGTTCTGTCtgggaaaatgaatgaaattcttgTTCAGAGTTATAATCTTAAGACTGAAGGAAACCCGAaagatttttctttagtttctagCAAGTGAACAATCTACATGTATAGCATATCTCCAAATGGTTGACCATTTGATCGTTGTCCTTGATACTTTCAGTAATGGGGGACTAATAACCACAAATATCCCagtctgtctttgttttcttccctaaACTTTAGATACACACAATTATTTGTCAAATTGTGCAACATGATTTGACATACATGTACATTGTGGAACAATTACCAAGATCAAGATGAtcaacacatccatcacctcacatagttaacTTTTTCAATGATGAGAACACTCAAGATCTGCTCTCAGCAACTTTCCAGTATACAATACCATATTTTTTAACTATAGTCATTGATGTTGTTTGTTGTCTTTGTTAAAATATGTaggttctttgcccattttgtttgttttgttttatttaatcatttgacTGCATGGTGTGTCATGTAGggtcttaattccctgatcagggattgaacatgtgccccctgctttggaatattaaccactggaccaccagggaagtccctacccaTTTGAAAAATGAGATTTTGTTTTGCCACTGAGTTGTGTGAGGTCCcttatatgttttggatattaaccccttgttagATATAtggtttacatatattttctcccattttgtaggttgccttttcattttgttgatggtttcttttgctgtgcagaagctttagTTTGATATGGTCCCACTTGTTGATTTTTTGCGTTTGTTCCTtgttcttttggtgtcatatccaaaaatcattgccaagactgatGTTAAGGAGCTCCCCTGCCATACCTTCTTCTAGGAGtcttatggtttcaggtcttacaagtctttaatccatttcaagttaatttttgtgagtggtataGGATAGTggtccaattttattcttttgcatatggatgtccggttttcccagcatcatttattgaagaggctatctttttgCCATTGAGTATTTTTGGCTTCATTGTTAAATATTGACCATACaggcatgggtttatttctgggctttcaattctctttcattgatctctgtgtctgtttttatgtgaGTACCATGCTATATTGATTGTTATAGGCTTGTAATATAACCTGCAATTgggaagtgtgatgcctccaaCCTTGTTCTTCTTAAGATTGCATTGTCCATTCAGTCTCTTATGGCTCCATACACACTTTAGGacaattgttttctatttttctgaaaaataattggaattttttttttttttttcattttatttcttttttttttttttaatttttattagttggaggctaattactttacatcattacagtagtttttgttatacattgatatgaattagccatggatttacatgtattccccatcccagtccccccctcccacctccctctccacccgatccctctgggtcttcccagtgcaccaggcccgagcacttgtctcatgtacccaacctgagctggttatccgtttcaccctagataatatacatgtttcaatgctgttctcctgaaacatcccaccctctcctcccagagtccacaagtctgttccatacatctgagtctctttttctgttttgcatatagggttatcgttaccatctttctaaagtccatatatatgtgttagtatactgtaatggtctttatctttctggcttacttcgctctgtataatgggctccagtttcatccatctcattagacctgattcaaatgaattctttttaatggctgagtagtattccatggtgtatatgtaccac
Protein-coding sequences here:
- the LOC139038220 gene encoding basic proline-rich protein-like, which codes for MLRNVGACVLSGIPLALLLSGDPAPPRTPAPGPGTDGEGDPSFRGSPLSTAGRPLISPAPEPQRPSFHPPIPGPRRGADRGREGPRGQGTARSAAAAPPLHLLQTPRGREAAAILLAAEPAAAPPSHPLESLDPRESSSATANSGEADKLFRPEGPRDARMEPPKSTYPELRPRSLQRPSEALPRRPARGRSERAAGAGKALPKRPTPGGCGAARPGQREGAEPKPRSGAGLAAPAAGDAPLTPRLPAAAGSGITWPGLPAAAPDTGSRKKPEAALPHGLRRPPPAAGGRSPGLPSPGPQHQDRERLRDRGREVAPEWRRPRAPDPTGVRGRLPAPERRCAGPEEGPGCPRPKATTVVTERAPVLT